Proteins encoded in a region of the Podospora pseudopauciseta strain CBS 411.78 chromosome 6, whole genome shotgun sequence genome:
- a CDS encoding hypothetical protein (EggNog:ENOG503P98X), with the protein MAQVCFMLRLSFVRFTPTIVSFPFLASSTYSTHRSHLILDTNTLSISHHTSPTAKMDYLKTAFNYTKLTLLSFTDHKNNPFSSQQLTKATRTMAEEKAPQPTSAEAFLFYSIVKNLRTRPDINWEGVARDNGFKNAETAKVRYGQVKRKLNIENWSPPVKPQGGRSSGSGVGKTEMDQGTSLVSSKPKAGTGAGVVKKRTNNNGKGGGKKTPAKVMEEEDDDDDDEEEEEEEKSKAKGIDAALARLSPTPTGRAQRQVEFGSAIADVDEYISSLQSRTPIVAARQVGSYPPRGVKIAGEVYLKTAIPVRGLGDVWTVKPVSPEGHEAWFQGLGLEDQNRFMEEAVEFFVKSSEEGVVGENALVVHQGGDDTGVH; encoded by the exons ATGGCACAAGTGTGCTTTATGTTGCGACTTTCTTTCGTCAGATTCACACCGACAATtgtttccttccccttcctcgcctcgTCTACCTATTCAACACATAGAtcccacctcatcctcgacacAAACACTCTATCAATCTCACATCACACCTCtccaaccgccaaaatggACTACCTAAAGACAGCCTTCAATTATACAAAACTAActcttctctctttcacAGAccacaaaaacaaccccttTTCATCTCAACAACTCACAAAAGCAACAAGGACAATGGCCGAAGAGAAAGCCCCCCAGCCCACCTCAGCTGAGGCCTTCCTCTTCTATTCCATAGTGAAGAATCTGAGAACCCGGCCAGATATCAACTGGGAGGGCGTCGCCCGCGACAACGGTTTCAAAAACGCCGAGACGGCCAAGGTGCGCTACGGACAGGTGAAGCGCAAGCTCAACATTGAGAACTGGTCGCCGCCCGTCAAGCCGCAGGGCGGCAGATCCAGCGGTTCGGGCGTGGGCAAGACGGAGATGGACCAGGGGACTAGTCTTGTGAGCAGCAAGCCCAAGGCTGGGACTGGAGccggggtggtgaagaagaggacgaacAACAATGggaagggtggtgggaagAAGACTCCGGCCAAGGTtatggaggaagaggatgatgatgatgatgacgag gaggaggaggaggaggagaagtcGAAGGCGAAGGGGATCGATGCTGCCTTGGCGAGACTCTCTCCCACGCCGACGGGACGGGCTCAGCGGCAGGTTGAGTTTGGCAGTGCGATTGCAGATGTGGATGAGTATATTTCTTCGCTGCAGAGTCGGACTCCCATCGTGGCTGCCAGGCAGGTCGGTTCTTACCCTCCTCGTGGGGTCAAGATCGCGGGGGAGGTTTATCTGAAGACTGCCATTCCAGttagggggttgggggatgtGTGGACGGTCAAGCCGGTTAGTCCTGAGGGGCATGAGGCTTGGTTtcaggggttggggttggaggatcAGAACCGGTTTATGGAGGAGGCAGTGGAGTTTTTTGTGAAGAgttcggaggagggggtcgTGGGGGAGAATGCGTTGGTGGTGCAtcagggtggtgatgatacGGGGGTTCACtaa
- a CDS encoding hypothetical protein (EggNog:ENOG503P53P) yields MATQQTPPQTLQAFNTYPWASDREFMQSLITTLGPLLSPQSLSSPFTKPQVLTSIQTLRAKYYTAKFNVPISPSPSSATTLPTPDEEILKKASWLYVNIQKKITNNTPVPPAEGPKEEEVPEWQRSGGVKVDLSKKAEDGEGGGEGEDRKGEYPNKFQAIIEAVTTGKTIEGIREIEERVVRGEGVVPVGGRRVPVKPWERGRVLGDGVGEDGGGLGKVLDEDFPPLPEA; encoded by the exons ATGGCCACCCAACAAACCCcaccccaaaccctccaagcATTCAACACCTACCCCTGGGCCTCAGACCGAGAATTCATG CAATCCCTCATCACAACCCTCGGCCCTCTCCTATCCCCCcaatccctctcctcccccttcaccaaGCCCCAAGTCCTCACCTCCATCCAGACCCTCCGCGCAAAATATTACACCGCCAAATTCAAcgtccccatctccccctccccttcctccgccaccacactcccaaccccagacGAGGAAATCCTCAAAAAGGCCTCTTGGCTGTATGTGAATATCCAAAAGAAGATAACCAACAATACCCCTGTCCCACCAGCAGAGGGaccaaaggaggaggaagtgcCGGAGTGGCAGAGGAGTGGGGGGGTGAAGGTTGATTTATCGAAAAAggcggaggatggggaggggggaggggaaggcgAGGATAGGAAAGGGGAATATCCTAATAAGTTTCAGGCGATTATCGAAGCGGTGACGACGGGGAAGACGATTGAGGGGATTagggagattgaggagcgggttgtgaggggggagggggtggtgcctgttggggggaggagggtgccggTTAAGccttgggagagggggagagttttgggggatggggttggggaggatgggggtgggttggggaaggtgTTGGATGAGGATTTTCCGCCTTTACCGGAGGCGTAA